The Lipingzhangella halophila genome segment GAGCGCGCCGACCCGCACATCCACCTCAGAACACGCGTAAGAAACGGGTCGCTCGTGACGAACGGCCGGGAGACCACTGTTCGCACGCGTGGTCACCCGTGCGGGCTGATCAGCCATAATGAGCACACCTCTCCTAAGGTTCGTTGGTTGGCAGCCATGGATTGGCAGGGGAGAAAGGGGCGGCCGGGATGCGCCAACATCTGGCCGCCCCGCTTACAGGTCAGGCCACCCCGGGCTCCGAGGCAGGAACCGTGTGGCCCGCGTCGGCCAGGCGTTGGATTTCCGCGTGGTAGGCCAGCGCGGCATCACGAAGCTGGCGGGCAAAGGCCACGTCAGCATCGGTGACCACCGCGGACCGGTCGACCGGTGTCACACTGAGGTGCACGTAGTGATCATCGACCGCGAGGATCGGCTTTTCCGCCGCATAGCGGTGACATCGCACCCGGGCCTCAGCGTGAACGCGCATCCCGAAGTCGGCCCACGAGGTGTCGTTCATCAGCTCGTCTCCTTGCCCGCCGTCGCAGCCGGCTTACGGCCGTTAGCGCCTCCGCCCGGGGACTTCACCCCGCGTGCCCGCAACGAGTAGGCCACCCGGGGACGGCGCCCGTTGTCATCGACGTAGGGCATCACCGACATGCGCTCGAACTCGATCGGGCGAAACGGCAGCCCAGGAACCTCATCGGGCAGGGTCGGGCACACCTCCGCGGCCACCTTCACCTTCACGCTCTTGGCCTTACCGCGTGCTTCCGGATCGGCGTCGATCACGTCGACGGCCCACAAGGGCAAGCCCGTGTCCTTGTCCATCTGGGGCTTCTTCGTCTCGAAGTCGGTGATCGCCTCCACCCCCAGCGCATAGGCCCCGTGCGGGAACACCGCGCCGAAGGCCACCGGCAACGCACCCTGAATCGCCATCAGTTACCCCTGTTCGTT includes the following:
- a CDS encoding plasmid replication, integration and excision activator, coding for MAIQGALPVAFGAVFPHGAYALGVEAITDFETKKPQMDKDTGLPLWAVDVIDADPEARGKAKSVKVKVAAEVCPTLPDEVPGLPFRPIEFERMSVMPYVDDNGRRPRVAYSLRARGVKSPGGGANGRKPAATAGKETS